A region from the Lolium perenne isolate Kyuss_39 chromosome 4, Kyuss_2.0, whole genome shotgun sequence genome encodes:
- the LOC139830650 gene encoding golgin candidate 5-like isoform X3, whose product MLINTIEELRNALTRQEQEAAFMEERLKRDHDDLQKRYQASELRYNELVTQVPESTRPLLRQIEAMQRHRWRSSEGRRWDRGGGARIQRRLTSRRFIYVHRLGHSCDGAGAVCVMALLREIHGRRLGDRKQVV is encoded by the exons ATGCTGATTAATACAATCGAGGAGTTGAGGAATGCTCTTACCAGACAAGAACAGGAG GCTGCTTTCATGGAAGAACGGTTAAAAAGGGATCATGATGATCTTCAAAAGCGGTATCAG GCCAGTGAACTTCGGTATAATGAACTGGTTACACAAGTTCCTGAGTCGACAAGGCCACTCTTAAGGCAAATTGAAGCCATGCAG CGCCATAGGTGGAGGAGCAGCGAGGGGCGGCGCTGGGACAGAGGTGGAGGAGCACGGATTCAGCGCCGACTTACTTCTCGACGA TTTATCTATGTCCACAGATTGGGCCATTCGTGCGATGGGGCGGGCGCGGTCTGCGTGATGGCGCTGCTCCGTGAGATCCATGGACGGCGGCTCGGTGACAGAAAGcaggtggtgtag
- the LOC139830650 gene encoding uncharacterized protein isoform X1 yields the protein MLINTIEELRNALTRQEQEAAFMEERLKRDHDDLQKRYQASELRYNELVTQVPESTRPLLRQIEAMQVFVLPQIFPFLATLSCEMTGQAILSPSRYCCASPLDVPSAIGGGAARGGAGTEVEEHGFSADLLLDELGHSCDGAGAVCVMALLREIHGRRLGDRKQVV from the exons ATGCTGATTAATACAATCGAGGAGTTGAGGAATGCTCTTACCAGACAAGAACAGGAG GCTGCTTTCATGGAAGAACGGTTAAAAAGGGATCATGATGATCTTCAAAAGCGGTATCAG GCCAGTGAACTTCGGTATAATGAACTGGTTACACAAGTTCCTGAGTCGACAAGGCCACTCTTAAGGCAAATTGAAGCCATGCAGGTATTTGTGCTTCCACAGATTTTTCCCTTCTTGGCGACGCTCAGTTGCGAAATGACCGGCCAAGCCATACTGAGCCCAAGCCGCTACTGTTGCGCCTCTCCCCTCGATGTACCAAGCGCCATAGGTGGAGGAGCAGCGAGGGGCGGCGCTGGGACAGAGGTGGAGGAGCACGGATTCAGCGCCGACTTACTTCTCGACGA ATTGGGCCATTCGTGCGATGGGGCGGGCGCGGTCTGCGTGATGGCGCTGCTCCGTGAGATCCATGGACGGCGGCTCGGTGACAGAAAGcaggtggtgtag
- the LOC139830650 gene encoding golgin candidate 5-like isoform X5 translates to MLINTIEELRNALTRQEQEAAFMEERLKRDHDDLQKRYQASELRYNELVTQVPESTRPLLRQIEAMQVEEQRGAALGQRWRSTDSAPTYFSTIYLCPQIGPFVRWGGRGLRDGAAP, encoded by the exons ATGCTGATTAATACAATCGAGGAGTTGAGGAATGCTCTTACCAGACAAGAACAGGAG GCTGCTTTCATGGAAGAACGGTTAAAAAGGGATCATGATGATCTTCAAAAGCGGTATCAG GCCAGTGAACTTCGGTATAATGAACTGGTTACACAAGTTCCTGAGTCGACAAGGCCACTCTTAAGGCAAATTGAAGCCATGCAG GTGGAGGAGCAGCGAGGGGCGGCGCTGGGACAGAGGTGGAGGAGCACGGATTCAGCGCCGACTTACTTCTCGACGA TTTATCTATGTCCACAGATTGGGCCATTCGTGCGATGGGGCGGGCGCGGTCTGCGTGATGGCGCTGCTCCGTGA
- the LOC139830650 gene encoding uncharacterized protein isoform X2, giving the protein MLINTIEELRNALTRQEQEAAFMEERLKRDHDDLQKRYQASELRYNELVTQVPESTRPLLRQIEAMQVFVLPQIFPFLATLSCEMTGQAILSPSRYCCASPLDVPSAIGGGAARGGAGTEVEEHGFSADLLLDDLSMSTDWAIRAMGRARSA; this is encoded by the exons ATGCTGATTAATACAATCGAGGAGTTGAGGAATGCTCTTACCAGACAAGAACAGGAG GCTGCTTTCATGGAAGAACGGTTAAAAAGGGATCATGATGATCTTCAAAAGCGGTATCAG GCCAGTGAACTTCGGTATAATGAACTGGTTACACAAGTTCCTGAGTCGACAAGGCCACTCTTAAGGCAAATTGAAGCCATGCAGGTATTTGTGCTTCCACAGATTTTTCCCTTCTTGGCGACGCTCAGTTGCGAAATGACCGGCCAAGCCATACTGAGCCCAAGCCGCTACTGTTGCGCCTCTCCCCTCGATGTACCAAGCGCCATAGGTGGAGGAGCAGCGAGGGGCGGCGCTGGGACAGAGGTGGAGGAGCACGGATTCAGCGCCGACTTACTTCTCGACGA TTTATCTATGTCCACAGATTGGGCCATTCGTGCGATGGGGCGGGCGCGGTCTGCGTGA
- the LOC139830650 gene encoding golgin candidate 5-like isoform X7: protein MLINTIEELRNALTRQEQEAAFMEERLKRDHDDLQKRYQASELRYNELVTQVPESTRPLLRQIEAMQVEEQRGAALGQRWRSTDSAPTYFSTNWAIRAMGRARSA from the exons ATGCTGATTAATACAATCGAGGAGTTGAGGAATGCTCTTACCAGACAAGAACAGGAG GCTGCTTTCATGGAAGAACGGTTAAAAAGGGATCATGATGATCTTCAAAAGCGGTATCAG GCCAGTGAACTTCGGTATAATGAACTGGTTACACAAGTTCCTGAGTCGACAAGGCCACTCTTAAGGCAAATTGAAGCCATGCAG GTGGAGGAGCAGCGAGGGGCGGCGCTGGGACAGAGGTGGAGGAGCACGGATTCAGCGCCGACTTACTTCTCGACGA ATTGGGCCATTCGTGCGATGGGGCGGGCGCGGTCTGCGTGA
- the LOC139830650 gene encoding uncharacterized protein isoform X4 translates to MLINTIEELRNALTRQEQEAAFMEERLKRDHDDLQKRYQIFPFLATLSCEMTGQAILSPSRYCCASPLDVPSAIGGGAARGGAGTEVEEHGFSADLLLDELGHSCDGAGAVCVMALLREIHGRRLGDRKQVV, encoded by the exons ATGCTGATTAATACAATCGAGGAGTTGAGGAATGCTCTTACCAGACAAGAACAGGAG GCTGCTTTCATGGAAGAACGGTTAAAAAGGGATCATGATGATCTTCAAAAGCGGTATCAG ATTTTTCCCTTCTTGGCGACGCTCAGTTGCGAAATGACCGGCCAAGCCATACTGAGCCCAAGCCGCTACTGTTGCGCCTCTCCCCTCGATGTACCAAGCGCCATAGGTGGAGGAGCAGCGAGGGGCGGCGCTGGGACAGAGGTGGAGGAGCACGGATTCAGCGCCGACTTACTTCTCGACGA ATTGGGCCATTCGTGCGATGGGGCGGGCGCGGTCTGCGTGATGGCGCTGCTCCGTGAGATCCATGGACGGCGGCTCGGTGACAGAAAGcaggtggtgtag
- the LOC139830650 gene encoding golgin candidate 5-like isoform X6: protein MLINTIEELRNALTRQEQEAAFMEERLKRDHDDLQKRYQASELRYNELVTQVPESTRPLLRQIEAMQRHRWRSSEGRRWDRGGGARIQRRLTSRRIGPFVRWGGRGLRDGAAP from the exons ATGCTGATTAATACAATCGAGGAGTTGAGGAATGCTCTTACCAGACAAGAACAGGAG GCTGCTTTCATGGAAGAACGGTTAAAAAGGGATCATGATGATCTTCAAAAGCGGTATCAG GCCAGTGAACTTCGGTATAATGAACTGGTTACACAAGTTCCTGAGTCGACAAGGCCACTCTTAAGGCAAATTGAAGCCATGCAG CGCCATAGGTGGAGGAGCAGCGAGGGGCGGCGCTGGGACAGAGGTGGAGGAGCACGGATTCAGCGCCGACTTACTTCTCGACGA ATTGGGCCATTCGTGCGATGGGGCGGGCGCGGTCTGCGTGATGGCGCTGCTCCGTGA